A genomic segment from Lignipirellula cremea encodes:
- a CDS encoding DUF11 domain-containing protein: MNVPTRILIVLLALAPVWCAGCYTFPRIDPTGQHIFAPGSTVITPPTLGCGLFPRPAFVTPPDPLVCAPAMPPQAFAPNCPPPGMITQGPIMSQGPPLTAGPVIGQPIFPASGNQGAALTVTPEQVVAPIGGEVVMVATLGRGDGSVLGKAPVQWSLQQGSVGSIQTVGGADGTTTGKVSESQAVGATAMASSNDDRGTPNSEDDVQLQPGQHWISLRSEVEGASRATVSAAGATGWDGQSKTAVVYWIDAQWSLPSPAIANPGQPHTLTTVLSRPTTGAPIAGWLVRYEITGGSAAGFGPGRQGGAEIASDENGEASVQIFPSGQGGRTQVRILILRPGVNADEPSRLLIGEGATSVTWSAPGLDVQMTGPSQAGVGASARYVVEVSNPGSTTARKVVLTDILPPELTLLDSTPAHQVFGEENRWELGDISAGDSRTVEIQCRTQRRGDLNYCVKARSEGGLERESCVSTRIFAPSLGLDMTGPETATVGQQVQYRITISNTGTDTLRNVLMNDVFTPGWIHAQGETSPMAVPLGDLAPGDVKRIGLTFVVQQPGKHCHTLEVIAGDGQKETRQACVVASQAVLKPSVKVEITGPQTMKTGESGVYRLQINNTGDTALTNLQVTHEYGLALTPVQATNGHRQSPQGGALNWTLPQLPAGGSTFFEAELKATRAQDPVLHRLSVTTDQQVQDAASLTARITAPPAPAPVTPAPAPTQPEPLGPVSGELKVTIADFGDPVKVNAKKAIIYHLELFNDRNVTDREVQLAIELPPGLKFEELGGPARFQRLDGNTILLAPIREMRAQERMTGFRVEATATEIGQFTVKATVRSQRSPQGVVAEQETTAVAQ, from the coding sequence ATGAACGTCCCCACCCGAATATTGATCGTACTGCTGGCGCTAGCGCCAGTCTGGTGCGCCGGGTGTTATACGTTCCCGCGGATTGACCCCACCGGTCAGCATATCTTTGCGCCGGGCAGCACCGTCATCACCCCGCCCACCTTGGGCTGTGGTCTCTTCCCGCGACCTGCTTTTGTCACGCCCCCGGATCCGCTGGTCTGCGCACCCGCCATGCCGCCCCAGGCCTTTGCCCCCAATTGCCCGCCGCCGGGCATGATTACCCAGGGGCCCATCATGAGCCAGGGTCCGCCCCTGACCGCCGGCCCCGTGATTGGCCAGCCGATCTTTCCCGCCAGCGGCAACCAGGGCGCAGCGCTGACGGTAACCCCCGAACAAGTCGTCGCGCCGATCGGCGGCGAAGTGGTGATGGTCGCGACGCTGGGACGGGGCGATGGCAGCGTGCTGGGCAAGGCGCCCGTTCAATGGTCGCTGCAGCAAGGCAGCGTCGGCTCCATCCAGACCGTAGGCGGAGCGGATGGAACAACGACCGGCAAGGTCAGCGAAAGCCAGGCCGTCGGCGCCACCGCCATGGCCTCCAGCAATGATGATCGCGGCACCCCCAACTCCGAAGACGACGTGCAGCTGCAGCCCGGCCAGCACTGGATCAGCCTCCGTTCCGAAGTCGAAGGCGCCAGCCGCGCGACCGTCAGCGCCGCCGGCGCTACTGGCTGGGACGGCCAATCAAAAACCGCCGTCGTCTACTGGATCGATGCGCAGTGGTCGCTGCCGTCGCCCGCTATTGCCAACCCTGGCCAGCCCCACACGCTGACCACCGTTCTGTCACGTCCCACCACCGGCGCTCCGATCGCCGGCTGGCTGGTGCGATACGAAATCACCGGCGGAAGCGCCGCCGGTTTTGGGCCAGGGCGCCAGGGCGGGGCCGAGATCGCCAGCGATGAAAACGGCGAAGCCAGCGTGCAGATTTTCCCCTCCGGACAAGGCGGCCGCACCCAGGTGCGCATTTTGATCCTGCGCCCCGGCGTCAACGCCGACGAACCTTCGCGATTGCTGATCGGCGAAGGCGCCACCTCGGTTACCTGGAGCGCTCCGGGACTCGATGTGCAGATGACAGGCCCCAGCCAGGCCGGCGTCGGAGCTTCAGCCCGCTACGTGGTGGAAGTGTCGAACCCCGGCTCAACCACGGCCCGCAAGGTGGTCCTCACGGATATTCTGCCGCCGGAGCTGACGCTGCTGGATAGCACGCCCGCCCACCAGGTGTTTGGCGAAGAGAACCGCTGGGAACTGGGCGATATCTCGGCCGGCGACTCCCGAACGGTCGAAATCCAGTGCCGCACCCAGCGGCGGGGCGATCTCAACTATTGCGTGAAAGCGCGGAGCGAAGGCGGACTCGAACGCGAATCCTGCGTGTCCACCCGGATCTTCGCGCCGTCGCTCGGGCTGGATATGACCGGTCCGGAAACGGCGACCGTCGGCCAGCAGGTGCAGTACCGCATTACGATCTCGAATACCGGAACGGATACGCTGCGCAACGTGTTGATGAACGATGTGTTCACTCCCGGCTGGATCCACGCCCAGGGCGAAACCAGCCCGATGGCCGTGCCGCTTGGCGACCTGGCGCCCGGCGATGTGAAACGCATCGGCTTGACCTTTGTCGTGCAGCAGCCAGGAAAACACTGCCATACGCTGGAGGTGATCGCCGGAGACGGCCAGAAAGAAACCCGCCAGGCCTGCGTCGTCGCCTCCCAGGCCGTGCTCAAGCCGAGCGTGAAAGTGGAAATCACCGGTCCGCAAACGATGAAAACGGGCGAGTCCGGCGTGTATCGCCTGCAGATCAACAACACAGGCGACACCGCTTTGACCAACCTGCAGGTCACACACGAATACGGGCTGGCCCTCACGCCGGTGCAGGCGACCAACGGCCACCGCCAGTCGCCCCAGGGCGGCGCCTTGAACTGGACGCTCCCGCAGTTGCCCGCCGGCGGCAGCACGTTCTTTGAGGCCGAGCTGAAGGCGACACGGGCCCAGGATCCGGTGCTGCATCGTTTGAGCGTTACGACCGACCAGCAAGTCCAGGATGCGGCCTCGTTGACCGCCCGGATCACCGCTCCTCCTGCGCCCGCACCGGTTACTCCGGCTCCGGCGCCCACCCAACCAGAGCCGCTGGGCCCCGTTTCCGGCGAGCTAAAAGTCACCATCGCCGACTTTGGCGACCCGGTGAAGGTGAACGCCAAAAAGGCGATCATCTATCACCTGGAATTGTTCAACGACCGGAACGTTACCGATCGCGAAGTGCAACTGGCGATTGAATTGCCGCCCGGCCTGAAGTTTGAAGAACTGGGCGGCCCGGCCCGGTTCCAGCGACTGGACGGGAATACAATCCTGCTGGCGCCGATTCGCGAGATGCGGGCGCAAGAGCGAATGACCGGTTTCCGAGTGGAAGCCACCGCCACCGAGATCGGCCAGTTCACGGTCAAAGCGACCGTCCGCAGCCAGCGTTCCCCACAGGGAGTGGTCGCCGAACAGGAAACGACCGCCGTAGCGCAGTAG
- the ilvE gene encoding branched-chain-amino-acid transaminase: MGLKVYINGQLYDKADAKISVYDHGLLYGDGVFEGLRSYGGKVFRLREHLDRLWKSAKAICLKIPMTMDEMTQAVNDTIKVNNIQDGYVRLVITRGSGTLGLDPNRCSDPQVIIIADSITLYPAEFYEKGLQIVTVSTIRNHPAALSPRIKSLNYLNNILAKIEGMQAGCVEALMLNHNGEVAECTGDNIFLVRDGELLTPPVDSGILEGITRDAVMELAREAGITVKEKTLTRHDVYIADECFLTGSAAEVIPVVKVDTREIGDGNPGPMTLDLTRRFRELTRR, encoded by the coding sequence ATGGGCTTGAAGGTGTATATCAACGGTCAGTTGTACGACAAAGCCGACGCAAAGATTAGCGTCTATGATCATGGCTTGCTGTACGGCGACGGAGTATTTGAAGGCCTGCGAAGCTACGGGGGAAAAGTATTTCGTCTGCGCGAGCACCTCGATCGTTTGTGGAAGTCAGCCAAGGCGATCTGCCTGAAGATCCCCATGACGATGGACGAAATGACCCAGGCGGTCAACGACACGATCAAAGTGAACAACATCCAGGACGGCTACGTCCGGCTAGTGATTACCCGTGGTTCCGGCACGCTGGGGCTCGACCCTAACCGCTGCAGCGATCCCCAGGTGATCATCATTGCGGATTCTATCACGCTGTATCCGGCCGAGTTTTACGAGAAGGGCCTGCAGATCGTCACGGTTTCGACTATTCGGAACCACCCTGCCGCCCTCAGTCCTCGCATCAAGTCGTTGAATTACCTCAACAACATCCTGGCAAAAATCGAAGGGATGCAGGCCGGCTGCGTGGAAGCGTTAATGCTCAACCATAACGGCGAAGTGGCCGAGTGCACCGGCGACAACATCTTCCTGGTGCGCGACGGCGAACTGCTCACGCCGCCCGTTGACTCGGGAATCCTCGAAGGCATCACTCGCGACGCCGTCATGGAACTCGCCCGCGAGGCCGGCATTACCGTCAAGGAAAAGACCCTGACCCGGCACGATGTTTACATTGCCGACGAATGCTTCCTGACCGGCAGCGCCGCCGAAGTCATTCCCGTGGTGAAGGTCGACACGCGCGAAATCGGCGACGGAAATCCCGGACCGATGACGCTGGATCTGACCCGTCGTTTTCGCGAACTGACCCGCCGTTGA